In Oncorhynchus mykiss isolate Arlee chromosome 1, USDA_OmykA_1.1, whole genome shotgun sequence, the following proteins share a genomic window:
- the LOC110522455 gene encoding PCNA-associated factor: MVRTKADSVPGTYRKAVAASAPRKSLGASSSANASSGSQAGTPAKSKFAGGNPVCPRPTPTWQKGIGDFFGGPCREPEKENQLPQSDDEEAGGSGVSKASKSRPLPAEDEDADE; this comes from the exons atGGTGAGGACGAAGGCAGACAGTGTCCCCGGAACTTATAGGAAAG CTGTGGCTGCATCTGCACCCAGGAAGTCATTGGGTGCCTCGAGTTCTGCAAATGCATCAAGCGGCTCTCAAGCAGGCACGCCTG CGAAAAGTAAATTTGCTGGAGGGAATCCTGTGTGTCCTCGGCCCACCCCAACTTGGCAAAAAGGCATTGGGGATTTCTTTGGTGGGCCCTGCAGGGAGCCTGAAAAAGAGAACCAGCTCCCCCAGTCAGATGATGAAGAGGCTGGAGGCAGTGGAGTGTCCAAGGCATCGAA ATCCAGACCACTGCCTGCTGAAGATGAGGATGCTGATGAATGA